A part of Drosophila bipectinata strain 14024-0381.07 chromosome 3L, DbipHiC1v2, whole genome shotgun sequence genomic DNA contains:
- the trh gene encoding protein trachealess isoform X6, whose amino-acid sequence MLPYQAAVAMDYAGYQRQPTPGHPGSHMAATMGPLGMPAVPFSHSWMVPTQDLCAMPPYNKMPGHQQPPGPGMQQQPIEPGILELRKEKSRDAARSRRGKENYEFYELAKMLPLPAAITSQLDKASIIRLTISYLKLRDFSGHGDPPWTREASSSSKLKSAAIRRSPAVDLFEQHQGTHILQSLDGFALAVAGDGRFLYISETVSIYLGLSQVEMTGSSIFDYIHQADHSEIAEQLGLSLTSGGGSGAGSSSSGGVGVGAGTGMASPTSGASDDGSGTHVAASMTQASTSGYKGYDRSFCVRMKSTLTKRGCHFKSSGYRVVLLLCKLRPQYTFSHSRKSQPPLLGMVALAIALPPPSVHEIRLECDMFVTRVNFDLRVAHCEPRVSDLLDYAPEDLVNKSMYSLCHAEDANRLRKSHTDLIEKGQVLTGYYRLMNKNGGYTWLQTCATVVCSTKNADEQNIICVNYVISNRENENLILDCCQLEPSVDSIKHEEGLGNDKSSGSPGGDAAGEGNSHLSAGDMKLNSPKTDSEGHPHRGRGRTAAASHGSGLNNLTLIKDNVTPLGVESDAVGVVPTTVATPLQSATPNDASSGSGVNTKRKRKTKTAQQAEESGKEQVNSEQPLAKLPAMEQRDQQPRSRLPSIVEEQPASSAESAVKDLEQAMSKHLPSPVAVAVTQPSTDFSTDSLLKQQQQIDPNEKSSTIQWIGTPYQQPPAAMPATALLRQLYANRESVIRATARQTPTGVGPGVFYGEQQTGPLPTPPGSESSYENQYLQLHSTTSGGHPGIQKSSADAFTNLVSTYGGYHSSIDYHNAMTPPSSVSPRDSNQPGKVSSVLTSNGGYEYAPDPLRGQYAAPSVEAGPAALTLKPQAYTATMHPSASGTTTEGGVTYSNLDQPQYFAPHSSFHLYHKTSPASGWYSTPS is encoded by the exons ATGTTGCCGTATCAAGCGGCCGTGGCCATGGACTACGCCGGATACCAGCGCCAGCCCACTCCCGGTCATCCCGGTTCTCATATGGCAGCCACTATGGGACCACTGGGTATGCCCGCGGTTCCATTCAGTCACAGCTGGATGGTTCCCACTCAGGACCTATGTGCCATGCCCCCATACAACAAAATGCCAGGACATCAGCAGCCGCCTGGACCGGGCATGCAGCAGCAGCCCATTGAACCAGG AATTCTAGAGTTGCGCAAGGAGAAGTCTCGCGATGCGGCGAGATCCCGCCGCGGGAAGGAGAACTACGAATTCTACGAGCTAGCCAAGATGCTGCCCCTGCCGGCGGCCATCACTAGCCAATTAGACAAGGCCTCCATCATAAGACTGACCATCAGTTATTTAAAGCTGAGGGACTTTTCCGGACACGGCGATCCACCATGGACACGAGAGGCATCCAGCAGTAGTAAGCTCAAAA GTGCCGCCATCCGTCGCAGTCCCGCCGTCGATTTGTTTGAGCAACACCAGGGCACCCACATTCTTCAG TCCCTCGATGGCTTCGCCTTGGCAGTGGCGGGGGATGGACGTTTCCTGTACATCTCAGAGACTGTGTCCATTTACCTGGGACTGTCGCAAGTGGAGATGACCGGCAGCAGCATCTTTGACTACATCCACCAGGCGGATCACTCTGAGATCGCCGAGCAGCTTGGACTCAGCCTGACGAGTGGCGGTGGCAGTGGAGCTGGTTCCTCGAGCAGCGGTGGCGTGGGAGTCGGTGCTGGAACGGGCATGGCCTCACCCACTTCCGGAGCCTCGGATGACGGCAGTGGCACACACG TGGCTGCCTCCATGACTCAAGCATCGACCAGTGGCTACAAGGGCTATGATAGGAGTTTCTGTGTGAGAATGAAGTCTACCCTCACAAAACGTGGATGTCATTTCAAGTCATCTGGGTACCGG GTGGTTCTGCTACTTTGCAAGCTGCGTCCCCAGtacaccttctcccacagccGAAAATCGCAGCCACCGCTCCTTGGGATGGTGGCTCTGGCCATCGCCCTACCGCCACCCTCAGTCCACGAAATCCGGCTGGAATGTGACATGTTCGTCACTCGAGTGAACTTTGACCTGCGAGTGGCTCATTGTGAACCAAG GGTCTCTGATCTGCTGGACTATGCCCCGGAAGATTTGGTCAACAAGAGTATGTACTCGCTGTGCCATGCCGAGGATGCCAATCGCTTGCGGAAAAGTCATACAGATT TGATCGAAAAGGGACAAGTGCTAACTGGATACTACCGACTGATGAACAAAAATGGAGGCTACACCTGGCTTCAGACCTGCGCTACCGTCGTCTGCAGCACCAAGAATGCGGATGAGCAGAATATCATCTGCGTTAACTACGTGATCAG CAACCGAGAAAACGAAAACTTAATCCTGGACTGCTGCCAGCTGGAGCCCAGTGTGGACAGCATTAAGCACGAGGAGGGGCTTGGAAATGACAAAAGCAGTGGATCCCCTGGAGGAGATGCCGCTGGTGAGGGAAACTCGCACCTGAGCGCCGGGGATATGAAGCTGAATTCCCCCAAAACGGATTCGGAAGGACACCCGCATCGGGGCAGGGGACGCACAGCGGCAGCCTCCCACGGAAGCGGTCTGAATAACCTCACTTTGATTAAGGACAATGTCACGCCACTGGGTGTGGAGAGCGACGCCGTGGGAGTTGTACCCACTACCGTGGCAACACCCCTACAATCGGCCACACCCAACGACGCTAGTTCTGGCAGCGGCGTGAACAcaaagcggaaacggaagaCTAAGACTGCCCAGCAAGCCGAGGAGTCGGGAAAGGAGCAAGTGAACTCTGAGCAACCTCTTGCTAAGCTCCCAGCGATGGAACAGAGAGATCAGCAGCCTCGGAGCCGACTGCCATCCATTGTGGAGGAGCAGCCGGCATCCTCGGCGGAATCGGCAGTTAAGGACCTAGAACAAGCGATGTCCAAGCACCTACCCTCGCCAGTGGCTGTGGCCGTGACCCAGCCCTCGACCGACTTCAGCACGGACTCGCTgctcaagcagcagcagcagatagACCCCAACGAGAAGAGTAGCACAATACAGTGGATAGGCACTCCGTACCAGCAGCCTCCGGCCGCGATGCCAGCCACTGCTCTGCTGAGGCAGCTGTATGCCAATCGGGAGAGCGTGATTCGAGCCACAGCCAGGCAGACGCCGACTGGAGTGGGACCGGGAGTCTTCTATGGGGAGCAGCAAACCGGCCCACTGCCCACGCCGCCTGGAAGCGAGAGCTCCTATGAAAACCAGTATCTGCAACTTCATTCCACTACCTCGGGAGGGCATCCTGGTATTCAGAAGAGTTCCGCAGATGCTTTCACCAACCTGGTGTCTACCTACGGAGGCTACCACAGCTCTATTGACTATCACAATGCCATGACGCCGCCAAGCTCAGTGTCTCCGCGGGATTCAAATCAGCCCGGAAAGGTATCATCGGTCCTTACCTCGAACGGTGGCTATGAATACGCACCGGACCCATTAAGGGGGCAGTATGCCGCACCTTCGGTAGAAGCCGGACCTGCGGCTCTTACATTGAAACCGCAGGCGTACACGGCCACCATGCACCCGTCAGCCAGCGGCACCACCACTGAGGGCGGCGTCACCTACAGTAATCTGGACCAGCCGCAGTACTTTGCGCCGCACTCGAGCTTCCACTTGTACCACAAGACGAGCCCCGCCAGCGGTTGGTACTCCACTCCCTCCTAG
- the trh gene encoding protein trachealess isoform X2 — MEHHGSGFVPSPWAAVLGHHSMTPDAGFAAAAAAAHVQNHSMHHPIHSHHHHHSHSHPHPHSHPHHHPHLGAAGGMPMDLHVPQGFPYYRYREDALCWGDRKSIEEIGAAQSSVNARILELRKEKSRDAARSRRGKENYEFYELAKMLPLPAAITSQLDKASIIRLTISYLKLRDFSGHGDPPWTREASSSSKLKSAAIRRSPAVDLFEQHQGTHILQSLDGFALAVAGDGRFLYISETVSIYLGLSQVEMTGSSIFDYIHQADHSEIAEQLGLSLTSGGGSGAGSSSSGGVGVGAGTGMASPTSGASDDGSGTHGTNNPDVAASMTQASTSGYKGYDRSFCVRMKSTLTKRGCHFKSSGYRVVLLLCKLRPQYTFSHSRKSQPPLLGMVALAIALPPPSVHEIRLECDMFVTRVNFDLRVAHCEPRVSDLLDYAPEDLVNKSMYSLCHAEDANRLRKSHTDLIEKGQVLTGYYRLMNKNGGYTWLQTCATVVCSTKNADEQNIICVNYVISNRENENLILDCCQLEPSVDSIKHEEGLGNDKSSGSPGGDAAGEGNSHLSAGDMKLNSPKTDSEGHPHRGRGRTAAASHGSGLNNLTLIKDNVTPLGVESDAVGVVPTTVATPLQSATPNDASSGSGVNTKRKRKTKTAQQAEESGKEQVNSEQPLAKLPAMEQRDQQPRSRLPSIVEEQPASSAESAVKDLEQAMSKHLPSPVAVAVTQPSTDFSTDSLLKQQQQIDPNEKSSTIQWIGTPYQQPPAAMPATALLRQLYANRESVIRATARQTPTGVGPGVFYGEQQTGPLPTPPGSESSYENQYLQLHSTTSGGHPGIQKSSADAFTNLVSTYGGYHSSIDYHNAMTPPSSVSPRDSNQPGKVSSVLTSNGGYEYAPDPLRGQYAAPSVEAGPAALTLKPQAYTATMHPSASGTTTEGGVTYSNLDQPQYFAPHSSFHLYHKTSPASGWYSTPS, encoded by the exons ATACCGTGAGGATGCTTTGTGCTGGGGCGACAG AAAATCTATAGAGGAGATCGGCGCTGCACAGTCCTCGGTGAATGCGCG AATTCTAGAGTTGCGCAAGGAGAAGTCTCGCGATGCGGCGAGATCCCGCCGCGGGAAGGAGAACTACGAATTCTACGAGCTAGCCAAGATGCTGCCCCTGCCGGCGGCCATCACTAGCCAATTAGACAAGGCCTCCATCATAAGACTGACCATCAGTTATTTAAAGCTGAGGGACTTTTCCGGACACGGCGATCCACCATGGACACGAGAGGCATCCAGCAGTAGTAAGCTCAAAA GTGCCGCCATCCGTCGCAGTCCCGCCGTCGATTTGTTTGAGCAACACCAGGGCACCCACATTCTTCAG TCCCTCGATGGCTTCGCCTTGGCAGTGGCGGGGGATGGACGTTTCCTGTACATCTCAGAGACTGTGTCCATTTACCTGGGACTGTCGCAAGTGGAGATGACCGGCAGCAGCATCTTTGACTACATCCACCAGGCGGATCACTCTGAGATCGCCGAGCAGCTTGGACTCAGCCTGACGAGTGGCGGTGGCAGTGGAGCTGGTTCCTCGAGCAGCGGTGGCGTGGGAGTCGGTGCTGGAACGGGCATGGCCTCACCCACTTCCGGAGCCTCGGATGACGGCAGTGGCACACACGGTACGAACAATCCAGATG TGGCTGCCTCCATGACTCAAGCATCGACCAGTGGCTACAAGGGCTATGATAGGAGTTTCTGTGTGAGAATGAAGTCTACCCTCACAAAACGTGGATGTCATTTCAAGTCATCTGGGTACCGG GTGGTTCTGCTACTTTGCAAGCTGCGTCCCCAGtacaccttctcccacagccGAAAATCGCAGCCACCGCTCCTTGGGATGGTGGCTCTGGCCATCGCCCTACCGCCACCCTCAGTCCACGAAATCCGGCTGGAATGTGACATGTTCGTCACTCGAGTGAACTTTGACCTGCGAGTGGCTCATTGTGAACCAAG GGTCTCTGATCTGCTGGACTATGCCCCGGAAGATTTGGTCAACAAGAGTATGTACTCGCTGTGCCATGCCGAGGATGCCAATCGCTTGCGGAAAAGTCATACAGATT TGATCGAAAAGGGACAAGTGCTAACTGGATACTACCGACTGATGAACAAAAATGGAGGCTACACCTGGCTTCAGACCTGCGCTACCGTCGTCTGCAGCACCAAGAATGCGGATGAGCAGAATATCATCTGCGTTAACTACGTGATCAG CAACCGAGAAAACGAAAACTTAATCCTGGACTGCTGCCAGCTGGAGCCCAGTGTGGACAGCATTAAGCACGAGGAGGGGCTTGGAAATGACAAAAGCAGTGGATCCCCTGGAGGAGATGCCGCTGGTGAGGGAAACTCGCACCTGAGCGCCGGGGATATGAAGCTGAATTCCCCCAAAACGGATTCGGAAGGACACCCGCATCGGGGCAGGGGACGCACAGCGGCAGCCTCCCACGGAAGCGGTCTGAATAACCTCACTTTGATTAAGGACAATGTCACGCCACTGGGTGTGGAGAGCGACGCCGTGGGAGTTGTACCCACTACCGTGGCAACACCCCTACAATCGGCCACACCCAACGACGCTAGTTCTGGCAGCGGCGTGAACAcaaagcggaaacggaagaCTAAGACTGCCCAGCAAGCCGAGGAGTCGGGAAAGGAGCAAGTGAACTCTGAGCAACCTCTTGCTAAGCTCCCAGCGATGGAACAGAGAGATCAGCAGCCTCGGAGCCGACTGCCATCCATTGTGGAGGAGCAGCCGGCATCCTCGGCGGAATCGGCAGTTAAGGACCTAGAACAAGCGATGTCCAAGCACCTACCCTCGCCAGTGGCTGTGGCCGTGACCCAGCCCTCGACCGACTTCAGCACGGACTCGCTgctcaagcagcagcagcagatagACCCCAACGAGAAGAGTAGCACAATACAGTGGATAGGCACTCCGTACCAGCAGCCTCCGGCCGCGATGCCAGCCACTGCTCTGCTGAGGCAGCTGTATGCCAATCGGGAGAGCGTGATTCGAGCCACAGCCAGGCAGACGCCGACTGGAGTGGGACCGGGAGTCTTCTATGGGGAGCAGCAAACCGGCCCACTGCCCACGCCGCCTGGAAGCGAGAGCTCCTATGAAAACCAGTATCTGCAACTTCATTCCACTACCTCGGGAGGGCATCCTGGTATTCAGAAGAGTTCCGCAGATGCTTTCACCAACCTGGTGTCTACCTACGGAGGCTACCACAGCTCTATTGACTATCACAATGCCATGACGCCGCCAAGCTCAGTGTCTCCGCGGGATTCAAATCAGCCCGGAAAGGTATCATCGGTCCTTACCTCGAACGGTGGCTATGAATACGCACCGGACCCATTAAGGGGGCAGTATGCCGCACCTTCGGTAGAAGCCGGACCTGCGGCTCTTACATTGAAACCGCAGGCGTACACGGCCACCATGCACCCGTCAGCCAGCGGCACCACCACTGAGGGCGGCGTCACCTACAGTAATCTGGACCAGCCGCAGTACTTTGCGCCGCACTCGAGCTTCCACTTGTACCACAAGACGAGCCCCGCCAGCGGTTGGTACTCCACTCCCTCCTAG
- the trh gene encoding protein trachealess isoform X1 — protein MEHHGSGFVPSPWAAVLGHHSMTPDAGFAAAAAAAHVQNHSMHHPIHSHHHHHSHSHPHPHSHPHHHPHLGAAGGMPMDLHVPQGFPYYRYREDALCWGDRKSIEEIGAAQSSVNARILELRKEKSRDAARSRRGKENYEFYELAKMLPLPAAITSQLDKASIIRLTISYLKLRDFSGHGDPPWTREASSSSKLKSAAIRRSPAVDLFEQHQGTHILQSLDGFALAVAGDGRFLYISETVSIYLGLSQVEMTGSSIFDYIHQADHSEIAEQLGLSLTSGGGSGAGSSSSGGVGVGAGTGMASPTSGASDDGSGTHVAASMTQASTSGYKGYDRSFCVRMKSTLTKRGCHFKSSGYRASDASSNCNGNNNNAKNVKNPGSNYSVVLLLCKLRPQYTFSHSRKSQPPLLGMVALAIALPPPSVHEIRLECDMFVTRVNFDLRVAHCEPRVSDLLDYAPEDLVNKSMYSLCHAEDANRLRKSHTDLIEKGQVLTGYYRLMNKNGGYTWLQTCATVVCSTKNADEQNIICVNYVISNRENENLILDCCQLEPSVDSIKHEEGLGNDKSSGSPGGDAAGEGNSHLSAGDMKLNSPKTDSEGHPHRGRGRTAAASHGSGLNNLTLIKDNVTPLGVESDAVGVVPTTVATPLQSATPNDASSGSGVNTKRKRKTKTAQQAEESGKEQVNSEQPLAKLPAMEQRDQQPRSRLPSIVEEQPASSAESAVKDLEQAMSKHLPSPVAVAVTQPSTDFSTDSLLKQQQQIDPNEKSSTIQWIGTPYQQPPAAMPATALLRQLYANRESVIRATARQTPTGVGPGVFYGEQQTGPLPTPPGSESSYENQYLQLHSTTSGGHPGIQKSSADAFTNLVSTYGGYHSSIDYHNAMTPPSSVSPRDSNQPGKVSSVLTSNGGYEYAPDPLRGQYAAPSVEAGPAALTLKPQAYTATMHPSASGTTTEGGVTYSNLDQPQYFAPHSSFHLYHKTSPASGWYSTPS, from the exons ATACCGTGAGGATGCTTTGTGCTGGGGCGACAG AAAATCTATAGAGGAGATCGGCGCTGCACAGTCCTCGGTGAATGCGCG AATTCTAGAGTTGCGCAAGGAGAAGTCTCGCGATGCGGCGAGATCCCGCCGCGGGAAGGAGAACTACGAATTCTACGAGCTAGCCAAGATGCTGCCCCTGCCGGCGGCCATCACTAGCCAATTAGACAAGGCCTCCATCATAAGACTGACCATCAGTTATTTAAAGCTGAGGGACTTTTCCGGACACGGCGATCCACCATGGACACGAGAGGCATCCAGCAGTAGTAAGCTCAAAA GTGCCGCCATCCGTCGCAGTCCCGCCGTCGATTTGTTTGAGCAACACCAGGGCACCCACATTCTTCAG TCCCTCGATGGCTTCGCCTTGGCAGTGGCGGGGGATGGACGTTTCCTGTACATCTCAGAGACTGTGTCCATTTACCTGGGACTGTCGCAAGTGGAGATGACCGGCAGCAGCATCTTTGACTACATCCACCAGGCGGATCACTCTGAGATCGCCGAGCAGCTTGGACTCAGCCTGACGAGTGGCGGTGGCAGTGGAGCTGGTTCCTCGAGCAGCGGTGGCGTGGGAGTCGGTGCTGGAACGGGCATGGCCTCACCCACTTCCGGAGCCTCGGATGACGGCAGTGGCACACACG TGGCTGCCTCCATGACTCAAGCATCGACCAGTGGCTACAAGGGCTATGATAGGAGTTTCTGTGTGAGAATGAAGTCTACCCTCACAAAACGTGGATGTCATTTCAAGTCATCTGGGTACCGG GCCAGCGATGCATCGAGCAATTGCAACGGTAACAATAACAATGCTAAAAATGTTAAGAATCCGGGCTCAAACTATTCG GTGGTTCTGCTACTTTGCAAGCTGCGTCCCCAGtacaccttctcccacagccGAAAATCGCAGCCACCGCTCCTTGGGATGGTGGCTCTGGCCATCGCCCTACCGCCACCCTCAGTCCACGAAATCCGGCTGGAATGTGACATGTTCGTCACTCGAGTGAACTTTGACCTGCGAGTGGCTCATTGTGAACCAAG GGTCTCTGATCTGCTGGACTATGCCCCGGAAGATTTGGTCAACAAGAGTATGTACTCGCTGTGCCATGCCGAGGATGCCAATCGCTTGCGGAAAAGTCATACAGATT TGATCGAAAAGGGACAAGTGCTAACTGGATACTACCGACTGATGAACAAAAATGGAGGCTACACCTGGCTTCAGACCTGCGCTACCGTCGTCTGCAGCACCAAGAATGCGGATGAGCAGAATATCATCTGCGTTAACTACGTGATCAG CAACCGAGAAAACGAAAACTTAATCCTGGACTGCTGCCAGCTGGAGCCCAGTGTGGACAGCATTAAGCACGAGGAGGGGCTTGGAAATGACAAAAGCAGTGGATCCCCTGGAGGAGATGCCGCTGGTGAGGGAAACTCGCACCTGAGCGCCGGGGATATGAAGCTGAATTCCCCCAAAACGGATTCGGAAGGACACCCGCATCGGGGCAGGGGACGCACAGCGGCAGCCTCCCACGGAAGCGGTCTGAATAACCTCACTTTGATTAAGGACAATGTCACGCCACTGGGTGTGGAGAGCGACGCCGTGGGAGTTGTACCCACTACCGTGGCAACACCCCTACAATCGGCCACACCCAACGACGCTAGTTCTGGCAGCGGCGTGAACAcaaagcggaaacggaagaCTAAGACTGCCCAGCAAGCCGAGGAGTCGGGAAAGGAGCAAGTGAACTCTGAGCAACCTCTTGCTAAGCTCCCAGCGATGGAACAGAGAGATCAGCAGCCTCGGAGCCGACTGCCATCCATTGTGGAGGAGCAGCCGGCATCCTCGGCGGAATCGGCAGTTAAGGACCTAGAACAAGCGATGTCCAAGCACCTACCCTCGCCAGTGGCTGTGGCCGTGACCCAGCCCTCGACCGACTTCAGCACGGACTCGCTgctcaagcagcagcagcagatagACCCCAACGAGAAGAGTAGCACAATACAGTGGATAGGCACTCCGTACCAGCAGCCTCCGGCCGCGATGCCAGCCACTGCTCTGCTGAGGCAGCTGTATGCCAATCGGGAGAGCGTGATTCGAGCCACAGCCAGGCAGACGCCGACTGGAGTGGGACCGGGAGTCTTCTATGGGGAGCAGCAAACCGGCCCACTGCCCACGCCGCCTGGAAGCGAGAGCTCCTATGAAAACCAGTATCTGCAACTTCATTCCACTACCTCGGGAGGGCATCCTGGTATTCAGAAGAGTTCCGCAGATGCTTTCACCAACCTGGTGTCTACCTACGGAGGCTACCACAGCTCTATTGACTATCACAATGCCATGACGCCGCCAAGCTCAGTGTCTCCGCGGGATTCAAATCAGCCCGGAAAGGTATCATCGGTCCTTACCTCGAACGGTGGCTATGAATACGCACCGGACCCATTAAGGGGGCAGTATGCCGCACCTTCGGTAGAAGCCGGACCTGCGGCTCTTACATTGAAACCGCAGGCGTACACGGCCACCATGCACCCGTCAGCCAGCGGCACCACCACTGAGGGCGGCGTCACCTACAGTAATCTGGACCAGCCGCAGTACTTTGCGCCGCACTCGAGCTTCCACTTGTACCACAAGACGAGCCCCGCCAGCGGTTGGTACTCCACTCCCTCCTAG
- the trh gene encoding protein trachealess isoform X3, whose translation MLPYQAAVAMDYAGYQRQPTPGHPGSHMAATMGPLGMPAVPFSHSWMVPTQDLCAMPPYNKMPGHQQPPGPGMQQQPIEPGILELRKEKSRDAARSRRGKENYEFYELAKMLPLPAAITSQLDKASIIRLTISYLKLRDFSGHGDPPWTREASSSSKLKSAAIRRSPAVDLFEQHQGTHILQSLDGFALAVAGDGRFLYISETVSIYLGLSQVEMTGSSIFDYIHQADHSEIAEQLGLSLTSGGGSGAGSSSSGGVGVGAGTGMASPTSGASDDGSGTHGTNNPDVAASMTQASTSGYKGYDRSFCVRMKSTLTKRGCHFKSSGYRASDASSNCNGNNNNAKNVKNPGSNYSVVLLLCKLRPQYTFSHSRKSQPPLLGMVALAIALPPPSVHEIRLECDMFVTRVNFDLRVAHCEPRVSDLLDYAPEDLVNKSMYSLCHAEDANRLRKSHTDLIEKGQVLTGYYRLMNKNGGYTWLQTCATVVCSTKNADEQNIICVNYVISNRENENLILDCCQLEPSVDSIKHEEGLGNDKSSGSPGGDAAGEGNSHLSAGDMKLNSPKTDSEGHPHRGRGRTAAASHGSGLNNLTLIKDNVTPLGVESDAVGVVPTTVATPLQSATPNDASSGSGVNTKRKRKTKTAQQAEESGKEQVNSEQPLAKLPAMEQRDQQPRSRLPSIVEEQPASSAESAVKDLEQAMSKHLPSPVAVAVTQPSTDFSTDSLLKQQQQIDPNEKSSTIQWIGTPYQQPPAAMPATALLRQLYANRESVIRATARQTPTGVGPGVFYGEQQTGPLPTPPGSESSYENQYLQLHSTTSGGHPGIQKSSADAFTNLVSTYGGYHSSIDYHNAMTPPSSVSPRDSNQPGKVSSVLTSNGGYEYAPDPLRGQYAAPSVEAGPAALTLKPQAYTATMHPSASGTTTEGGVTYSNLDQPQYFAPHSSFHLYHKTSPASGWYSTPS comes from the exons ATGTTGCCGTATCAAGCGGCCGTGGCCATGGACTACGCCGGATACCAGCGCCAGCCCACTCCCGGTCATCCCGGTTCTCATATGGCAGCCACTATGGGACCACTGGGTATGCCCGCGGTTCCATTCAGTCACAGCTGGATGGTTCCCACTCAGGACCTATGTGCCATGCCCCCATACAACAAAATGCCAGGACATCAGCAGCCGCCTGGACCGGGCATGCAGCAGCAGCCCATTGAACCAGG AATTCTAGAGTTGCGCAAGGAGAAGTCTCGCGATGCGGCGAGATCCCGCCGCGGGAAGGAGAACTACGAATTCTACGAGCTAGCCAAGATGCTGCCCCTGCCGGCGGCCATCACTAGCCAATTAGACAAGGCCTCCATCATAAGACTGACCATCAGTTATTTAAAGCTGAGGGACTTTTCCGGACACGGCGATCCACCATGGACACGAGAGGCATCCAGCAGTAGTAAGCTCAAAA GTGCCGCCATCCGTCGCAGTCCCGCCGTCGATTTGTTTGAGCAACACCAGGGCACCCACATTCTTCAG TCCCTCGATGGCTTCGCCTTGGCAGTGGCGGGGGATGGACGTTTCCTGTACATCTCAGAGACTGTGTCCATTTACCTGGGACTGTCGCAAGTGGAGATGACCGGCAGCAGCATCTTTGACTACATCCACCAGGCGGATCACTCTGAGATCGCCGAGCAGCTTGGACTCAGCCTGACGAGTGGCGGTGGCAGTGGAGCTGGTTCCTCGAGCAGCGGTGGCGTGGGAGTCGGTGCTGGAACGGGCATGGCCTCACCCACTTCCGGAGCCTCGGATGACGGCAGTGGCACACACGGTACGAACAATCCAGATG TGGCTGCCTCCATGACTCAAGCATCGACCAGTGGCTACAAGGGCTATGATAGGAGTTTCTGTGTGAGAATGAAGTCTACCCTCACAAAACGTGGATGTCATTTCAAGTCATCTGGGTACCGG GCCAGCGATGCATCGAGCAATTGCAACGGTAACAATAACAATGCTAAAAATGTTAAGAATCCGGGCTCAAACTATTCG GTGGTTCTGCTACTTTGCAAGCTGCGTCCCCAGtacaccttctcccacagccGAAAATCGCAGCCACCGCTCCTTGGGATGGTGGCTCTGGCCATCGCCCTACCGCCACCCTCAGTCCACGAAATCCGGCTGGAATGTGACATGTTCGTCACTCGAGTGAACTTTGACCTGCGAGTGGCTCATTGTGAACCAAG GGTCTCTGATCTGCTGGACTATGCCCCGGAAGATTTGGTCAACAAGAGTATGTACTCGCTGTGCCATGCCGAGGATGCCAATCGCTTGCGGAAAAGTCATACAGATT TGATCGAAAAGGGACAAGTGCTAACTGGATACTACCGACTGATGAACAAAAATGGAGGCTACACCTGGCTTCAGACCTGCGCTACCGTCGTCTGCAGCACCAAGAATGCGGATGAGCAGAATATCATCTGCGTTAACTACGTGATCAG CAACCGAGAAAACGAAAACTTAATCCTGGACTGCTGCCAGCTGGAGCCCAGTGTGGACAGCATTAAGCACGAGGAGGGGCTTGGAAATGACAAAAGCAGTGGATCCCCTGGAGGAGATGCCGCTGGTGAGGGAAACTCGCACCTGAGCGCCGGGGATATGAAGCTGAATTCCCCCAAAACGGATTCGGAAGGACACCCGCATCGGGGCAGGGGACGCACAGCGGCAGCCTCCCACGGAAGCGGTCTGAATAACCTCACTTTGATTAAGGACAATGTCACGCCACTGGGTGTGGAGAGCGACGCCGTGGGAGTTGTACCCACTACCGTGGCAACACCCCTACAATCGGCCACACCCAACGACGCTAGTTCTGGCAGCGGCGTGAACAcaaagcggaaacggaagaCTAAGACTGCCCAGCAAGCCGAGGAGTCGGGAAAGGAGCAAGTGAACTCTGAGCAACCTCTTGCTAAGCTCCCAGCGATGGAACAGAGAGATCAGCAGCCTCGGAGCCGACTGCCATCCATTGTGGAGGAGCAGCCGGCATCCTCGGCGGAATCGGCAGTTAAGGACCTAGAACAAGCGATGTCCAAGCACCTACCCTCGCCAGTGGCTGTGGCCGTGACCCAGCCCTCGACCGACTTCAGCACGGACTCGCTgctcaagcagcagcagcagatagACCCCAACGAGAAGAGTAGCACAATACAGTGGATAGGCACTCCGTACCAGCAGCCTCCGGCCGCGATGCCAGCCACTGCTCTGCTGAGGCAGCTGTATGCCAATCGGGAGAGCGTGATTCGAGCCACAGCCAGGCAGACGCCGACTGGAGTGGGACCGGGAGTCTTCTATGGGGAGCAGCAAACCGGCCCACTGCCCACGCCGCCTGGAAGCGAGAGCTCCTATGAAAACCAGTATCTGCAACTTCATTCCACTACCTCGGGAGGGCATCCTGGTATTCAGAAGAGTTCCGCAGATGCTTTCACCAACCTGGTGTCTACCTACGGAGGCTACCACAGCTCTATTGACTATCACAATGCCATGACGCCGCCAAGCTCAGTGTCTCCGCGGGATTCAAATCAGCCCGGAAAGGTATCATCGGTCCTTACCTCGAACGGTGGCTATGAATACGCACCGGACCCATTAAGGGGGCAGTATGCCGCACCTTCGGTAGAAGCCGGACCTGCGGCTCTTACATTGAAACCGCAGGCGTACACGGCCACCATGCACCCGTCAGCCAGCGGCACCACCACTGAGGGCGGCGTCACCTACAGTAATCTGGACCAGCCGCAGTACTTTGCGCCGCACTCGAGCTTCCACTTGTACCACAAGACGAGCCCCGCCAGCGGTTGGTACTCCACTCCCTCCTAG